The DNA segment AGGAACTCCTTGTTCATGAGCTAACACTGCCGACATTACAACACTCATCATGAATGCCTAAGCAAAACTCTAGTAATCAATTATTGGAAATAATCAATCCATATGCTTTCTATTGTTCTTTGTCTTTAATCAATAATCCCTCTTCCTACTGATCATGATGCACGACTGTACAATGCAGTCCCACCAAAGAAGGGGACACTGGACATTTCAACTATAGGATCTTCTTTTACCTCAAAGAAAATGCATTCTCTAGTGCATCTGCAATAGAAAGAAAAGATCTAATTCTCTTTAGCAATTAATCACCCCACCATAGCTGGAGTAGCTTTGTCATGATGATGCTTAATTAGACATGAAGAGGGAAGCTTAGTTATGATGTCCCCTTCAAAAGCACTACCAGTACATTATCTGGATTTTGTTTGCCGACAGTCGTATCTTCTCATTGTTGCAGAATCTACATTCATAAATATATGGCCATCATTGTATTACAGCAATGCCAAATGACATTACATCTGTGATGCCATCTAAGTCGAAGTCCAAACAGAAATATCTATGAAAATTACTGTGAAGTAATATTGGCTACAAATTGCCCAGTGGTGACAGTGAGATTAAGATGGCCAACCTTCAAGGTGAGACTTCCCTCACCAGTGACAAGTATTGCAAGAATGGAACTGCTAATTGTTCTGCAGATATAAAGGCTTTCCAGAGAATTTGTGATGGCATTACAAAGGCATCCAAGGTTTGGCAAGCCAAGTCAGGAACATGCTGCCCTGCAAAATATGATGATCTATTGTCCCGGACATTACCGAGTAGTCAAGCTATCAGATGAAGACACAAGTCGATGCTCAGCAAAATCCATTGATGAATGGTATTAAGATTTGATTCTAAAGTTCATGAAGGATGCATGGTAGATGGTTGTGTACCTCAAATAGTATATAGGAGAAGACTACTTGCTCTGGCTCAAaaatacaagtaatgtctccacTTGATCACTTGTCTCTTCAGTGAGATTGAAAGCTACAAGCATCACATCACATGTAAGTTCTTTGGATATAGACCTAAGACAACCTGTAGCCTATGATTCCATGTGTTACAGTGCTATTGGATCAATTGTTCACCCCATAAATACAAGTTGAATGCATCACAATTTGGGGTATCCAAAAAGTCACTGAAAACATTGGTCAGTAGGCACAGTAGGAAAGGAATAGAAGTCTGATAGATAAATCCTCTACTGCAACAAGTCAAACATGTTACAGCTATCTGGAAATTTAAATCCTTTCCCACCCCTCATTCATGCAAGCTTGTGACATGGCACTGCCTTGACAAAACTGCAGGAACAGAAGTCTCGGCAGTGCATGATTGCCAATTGAAGTCATCAATATGCTTAAATTCTAAACCACGCAAAGATCTGAAGGTGATCCAACAGCCAACTCCCCTCAGCTTTCTCTATCCACTTGACATATCAACCATGGCTGGATTATTCAATGTCAGCAGCTAATGGATAAACAACAGCAGTAGAGATCCAGAGCTGATCCGAAGAAACCAATGAGAGAGCAGGGTGGGGTGAGAGGCAGACCACATGGGTGCCATGTCTCCTCTCCTGTGAGACTGCTGACAAAGACTTGGCTGCTGTTTGTTTGTCTTCTTCCATGGTACCACCCTCTTCAAAGGGTCACTGCTATCACAGCCGAAGAGTGAAGAAACGTCTCCATGAGGGACCAAACTCTCCTCCTCTCACCAAGCTTTTGTGTGAAGGTGAAGTTAGAACACAAAGTTCCATTGACATCTGGAATCAAAACTTTCACCGCAGTTAAAAAAGCTCATCGAGTACTCCACATTTGAATGCTGAGCTACATAGATCTGCTACAGTTGTCCTTGGATAGTTAATGAGTCCACAGCAATTGGCTACAAGCAAGATGTCATGATCCTTAAAGTGAAAGCTTAAAcccaaaaaaaagataaaaggagAGAAAGGTAGAAGCAAGAACAGTTGATTGGATAAGCCCACCACGCGAGAAAACATCATTCTAGCCAACACTACTTTGTTTGCTTCAGCTCTTCTGTAGTTTTTACTGTTTTCCAAGGCAAATTTATATGAgcaaaatataatatcatatatatatatatatatatatatatatatatatatatcaatatataaaaCCAAGCTTACCATCAGCCACACTATATTAATCTCGTCCAATTAGTTAATTAATTAGGCCAATAATCTTTCACATGTATTGAAGGAAACAATGCATCTAGACCGTTCAACTTCAAATCCACGGCTCCAGATCAAGCCGATGCCTGTCGAGACGAGACGACGCTGCAGCGGGACTGCCACGTAATCACGGAGTTACCCCGGAATTAACGGAGGATAGACCGGCTATTTTGGATTGCTTGTAAGGGCATTATTGTCATTTAGGGATTTAAATTTCAAAACATTTGGTCCCTACCTGAGACCGACTATAGGGACCGTCCGATTCACCCATCGTACGGCATCCGAAGGCGGTAAATGAGAAGGAAAGGGAAGGGACTGTGGCCATCGGATTCCTTCCCCATCACCTATATATACACCTCGAGGGTTCCGCCTCTTCCGGAGCGCGTCAAAGCCGTCCCCTCCTCCTCCGCTCTCTGTGTACACCGTTTGAAGCACCCCGATCTCCTCGTTCTCGCCAGTAAGCCCTCCATTTCGCGATCGATTCTTAGATCTTGCTGTATCGAGTTCATTTTCCGACGGATCTTGCGATCGTTGTGGTGAACGATTCGTTCCGATCCTGAGAAACCAGAAATTTGGTTGATCTGCCTTCTCCGTCTCTTAATTTGAGTGCATTTCTGGTTTTACGTTCGTTTCCTTGAGATCGTTCTTTGATTCGTTAATGTAATGGGTTTGAGTTACTGCATGACATCACAGTCGTCGTGGATCATCTCGTGTAGATGGGTGTTCGACACTGATTCTGATTGATCTGATCTTTGGGATGCTACGGATCTGTGTTCTCGTTTTTTTCGGTTTGTTTGCTGGAGTTCCTGCGGATCCTAGACTTCGCCATCGTGGTGAGGTTCCAGGTCCCAGTTTTAGGAATGCCATGGGTTGTGTTTTCGTAACGGAAGCATAGGATGTAAGTTATATGCACCGTCAGACCTAATTTTACATCCTTGTTTTTGATATAGGGAAAAATGAGAGAAATCCTCCACGTCCAGGGCGGTCAGTGCGGCAACCAGATCGGATCAAAGTTCTGGGAAGTTGTGTGTGATGAGCATGGGATAGATCCCACTGGGAGGTACACTGGGTCGTCAGATCTCCAATTGGAACGCATAAATGTGTACTACAATGAGGCCTCTTGCGGGAGGTTTGTTCCCAGGGCGGTGCTGATGGATCTGGAGCCTGGCACTATGGACAGCATTCGAACTGGGCCATATGGCCAGATCTTCCGCCCTGATAACTTTGTCTTTGGTCAGTCTGGAGCTGGAAACAACTGGGCGAAGGGTCACTACACTGAGGGAGCCGAGCTCATTGACTCTGTTCTTGATGTGGTGAGGAAGGAGGCCGAGAACTGTGACTGCCTTCAGGGTATAGTTACCTTCTCTTTTATTTATGTATTGTCACGGGACATCTCAAATCCCTTACTTTTCATTTTTAATGTCTGATCTGCCTTACTTTGACCCAAAAAAAATCTGATATCGTTGCTCGTCATGATTTTGGTTAGAATTATTATTCTAGACAAAGTTCAGAGCGAACTCAGCACTTTGATCACCTTGAGCTTCTCTTTCATCATAGAAATGCATATAATCTCcagaatttttttgttattttaataCTGATCTGATATTTTCATTATGTTTTAATTGTCACAGGCTTGTTTATTTAACGTATTATCACTTAAAAGACCCTTTGCATAGCATTTCTCGTATTTGCAATTTTGTTTTCAGGATTCCAAGTGTGCCACTCTCTTGGTGGAGGAACTGGCTCCGGAATGGGAACACTTTTAATATCAAAGATCAGGGAGGAGTACCCGGATCGGATGATGCTCACCTTCTCTGTTTTCCCTTCCCCCAAGGTTTCTGACACAGTTGTGGAACCCTACAATGCAACACTTTCTGTCCACCAGTTAGTTGAGAATGCGGATGAATGCATGGTGCTGGACAATGAGGCACTTTATGATATCTGCTTCCGTACTCTCAAGCTAACCACTCCCAGCTGTAAGTCAGACCATTTAATTATTATCAGTTTTATTATTGGGAAACAAGATACCACTGTCGGTGACACTATTTATGTGAGCTTAATTGGATTCATTTTCTTCATAATCATGGCACTTCTTAATGTGATTCATTTTCTTGATAATGACAGAACATCTGATGGTTATGTCTCGAGACAATGACACAGGATATAATATATTGATCAAAATCAGTATTGTTTCATATGGTTAGTTGGGTGGTGGGATCAAAATCAGTATCGAGTGCCCTGCCGCAGCACTCGATGAGAAACAAAAGTTAATGCCTCTTCTTTTGCAATAAACATTAGATGTTTAGGGGTCCCATCTATTGATGTTTGAACAAAGTTCTAGTTTCACGTTTTCCACTTCAAGGAAGATCTTCTTGGACTTATGATTTTCAAAATAAGTTATCATGGCATTACTTTTTTCCTTCTGTCATCTTTCCTTGGTATTTGCTGAAGGGACCCTGTTTTTCAGCTCTGTTGCATAAAACTAAATGCAGAGATACTTTAGGTAGGTTATAAGAAACTGATTAGACCTATCTATTGAGTCAAATCAGATGCCTTTTGACAGGCATTAATCATCGAGTCATAGTTTTTATTTGCATCAGATTTCCTTGATTGTTATAGATGACTAGAAAGTAGAGTAATCCTTGTTTGCTAAAGTTGCCTGGGGACATAAGTTAACAATATTTTCCAGATTCTTGGAAAAATTAATAGGTCATGTACAGAGAGTCACATCAATCATGGATTGTCTAACTTGTTCCTTCTTCTGATTGGTGCCAGTCTTTACATGGCATCATCTGCTACATGTGATGTCGGCTTGAGCTTCGGTAAGTATACTAAAAGTATTGGATTTCCCATATGTTCTTTAGCAACTTGAATCAAATGGAAAAGAAAGAAGTAGCTCCTGATAACCTTGTAAACTTGATGTTACTTTGTTACACTCGTTTAAAATTCTTTTTATAGGTTGATTTTGTAATTTATGTGTTGAACACCAATTCCTCTGACGATCCTTATTGTGTATGGACTTTTTCTATGTttgctatgttgactataatgcattgcctttatatgatatatttactTTTGGGCTAAAATGACActtgaaaaattaatttttgtttgCTGTCATCAGTCGGAGACCTAAACCACTTGATATCGGCAACCATGAGTGGCGTCACATGTTGCCTTCGGTTCCCTGGGCAATTGAATTCTGACCTCCGAAAGCTGGCTGTGAATCTGATCCCCTTCCCTCGCCTCCACTTCTTTATGGTCGGTTTTGCACCCTTGACCTCTCGCGGATCACAGCAGTACCGTGCCCTGACCGTCCCCGAGCTCACTCAACAAATGTGGGATTCTAAGAACATGATGTGTGCTGCAGATCCGCGCCATGGTCGGTATCTCACAGCCTCCGCTATGTTCAGAGGCAAGATGAGCACCAAAGAAGTCGACGAGCAGATGATCAACGTCCAGAACAAGAACTCATCCTACTTCGTGGAGTGGATTCCCAACAATGTGAAGTCTAGTGTTTGTGACATACCACCTAGGGGCCTCTCTATGGCGTCCACCTTCATTGGCAATTCAACCTCAATCCAGGAGATGTTCAGGAGGGTCAGCGAGCAGTTCACTGCCATGTTTAGGAGGAAGGCTTTCTTGCACTGGTACACTGGGGAGGGTATGGACGAGATGGAGTTCACCGAGGCCGAGAGCAACATGAATGACCTCGTCTCGGAGTACCAGCAGTATCAGGACGCCACTGCTGACGAGGAAGACGaatacgaggaggaggaagaagaagcagccCAGGAGATCTGAGTTGCAGGATAAAGAAGTTGCTCTCGTAAGCCATTATTCTGTGGTAATCTGCGCGAGTAGTTGTAGGTTATTTCCTATCCTGTTTGCATTTCTATGTTACTCTGCACTTTGTAGTAGGTAATCTATCTTAAGCTGCTGCTGCGATATGGCCTATTGTTTTATATATGCATAATGTATGAAAAAGAGTCAGACCGTCGTCCTTTCAGTACGGTTAATTACATTGATACGTTGTCAGTCATTAAGTTCCGTGAAAACCAATACTCTTcattagtttaaaaaataaaatattcgcTACACATATATTCttatatcattaatattaattatctcaCATCTTTTGTTAATAATATATCcataaaatcttaatttttttaatcaaattaaaaATAAGCTTAAAATCGCAATATTAAATCAGATAGACAGACAGCTGGAAAGTGTCGGCAGCTCTGAGAGACGTATAAAACTTTTAGAAAGGATGGATGTGATGACTAGATGTTCACCGAGGCCGAAAGTTTCACTTTTAACCTTCGGGGCCAAAAGTATGGAACAAAAAGGGTCCCACCGAGGGCGGTGACAAAAAGACTACTAAAGCTGTCAAAATGATGGAATAAATGCCGAAAGCAGTGCCCCACCGCACTTGAGAAGATTTCTCAAGTACAGTTTTCAGTCTTAGAACAATGATTAGCTTTACAGTTTCCTTCAAAAGATTTCTCACCTACAATTTATGAATTGAGGAGCATTCTTCCTTTCCAATAATCTCTGTAAAGATCTATCCTTCCTCCTCTTTATTCCAAAAGATTTCTCTCACAGGTACAATGAACAAAATGAGTCTTTTCTTGTCTCTTAAGCAATTAGCTTGAAATCAAGGAATGGAATGCATGATATAATCATTGTGATAGATAGATAACACAGATTGGCCAGAAGAAAGAAATCAAAATCCAAATAAGGAGACCTAGTCACCCTCGTATCTTTCGGTTCTCAAATAAAAAGGAATGCTTACTCAACAAGCTGACCAATAATAAGAATTCAATTGTCCTTGTTCCTCTGTGACAAAAGGAATTCTTAACCTTCAAAACATCAACAGAACCAATAAGCAAAGACACTGCTGCTTCTTTTACATAAGAGAGAAACCAGGCAGATGCATTCTAATGGAAAACCTAAAGTATCTTTCACAAAATTGGACTTCTTCCTTAGGGTtctgtttcttttcttctttttttttttttttttttgaacttctcACTGTCCCCTTTATCGAACGAACTGTATGATTAATATGTTTGAAGTCTATGCTACAAGAATTCCCTCTCCTTTtgtcaatttcttttttttttttttagtctttTCACGGAACTCTTCCGATAAATACAATCCGCAACTTGGCTTCCACTAAAGAAAAAGGAAGGTCTAAAGCAACCAGAAAGTTATTCTATCTGAAAGTTAACTGAACTGGTGCCTACTATTTGCTGAACTCCTAATGAGGTTTCTGGATTTCATCACTGACTGCCCACTGTTATGTGCTTGCCTTGGAATGTCTTGCAACTCCATTACTTGTATCGTCCGCTGCCTTTTAGCTGCATCGTGTTAACGACAAATAAGCCACTAAATATACACACAAAAAAGGCCAATCAAATGGACTagaattttcagaaaaaaaattatcataccaTTGTCTGCTTGCTGATAACCTTCATGAAGCTTCCTCTTTGAAACTTCTAGCTTAGCCCGTACTGAAGCTTCTTCAGAGTACTTTGATTTCTGTAGATTAAGACACAGAAATCAGCCTGTCTACCATGTCTCAGATGTTTTAACATCTTGTTAAACTTACATCCTGAAGGATGATTCGTGGCTTCCTCTGAAGGGCAGCAACTTCTTGCTGCTTACTGTGATTCATCTCATTGCCATTCTTCTGCTCAGAGGACAACGTTGATGATCTGCCCGGGCCAGAATCAGGAATTACACGGTTGTTTTGCCTGTTGATCATGACTTGAGGCTTTTCTTGCACAACACAGAGCTCCT comes from the Musa acuminata AAA Group cultivar baxijiao chromosome BXJ1-10, Cavendish_Baxijiao_AAA, whole genome shotgun sequence genome and includes:
- the LOC104000612 gene encoding tubulin beta-4 chain, whose product is MREILHVQGGQCGNQIGSKFWEVVCDEHGIDPTGRYTGSSDLQLERINVYYNEASCGRFVPRAVLMDLEPGTMDSIRTGPYGQIFRPDNFVFGQSGAGNNWAKGHYTEGAELIDSVLDVVRKEAENCDCLQGFQVCHSLGGGTGSGMGTLLISKIREEYPDRMMLTFSVFPSPKVSDTVVEPYNATLSVHQLVENADECMVLDNEALYDICFRTLKLTTPSFGDLNHLISATMSGVTCCLRFPGQLNSDLRKLAVNLIPFPRLHFFMVGFAPLTSRGSQQYRALTVPELTQQMWDSKNMMCAADPRHGRYLTASAMFRGKMSTKEVDEQMINVQNKNSSYFVEWIPNNVKSSVCDIPPRGLSMASTFIGNSTSIQEMFRRVSEQFTAMFRRKAFLHWYTGEGMDEMEFTEAESNMNDLVSEYQQYQDATADEEDEYEEEEEEAAQEI